From one Triticum aestivum cultivar Chinese Spring chromosome 4B, IWGSC CS RefSeq v2.1, whole genome shotgun sequence genomic stretch:
- the LOC123090659 gene encoding putative F-box/LRR-repeat protein At3g58880, which produces MSTVVSSSKRSRGQAADSVDRLSSLPDPLLHLVMSFLPMPEVVRTSLLSPRWRYLWASVPFIHLDYKDFVNGGDDLKKRKFDQNRLQKFGDQLLLLRDGTPPLDEARIFIRSGPIAEKCCTWIRHAIRHKARLLHVYGLSIGEEIFFDNRLMIPSQHLKRIRLQMVTLDSISFRMLNFDFPALEHLELQDCNVWPMQKISSRSLKTIHISRCDFEEGHEICAPNLNHLSILDSSFGGILVTRDLHSLVAVSICLGNQDKILDHRVFDGLSQVTTLKLHAPLPEPTLERSLQTCPVFSNLSSLVLGEWCMASDFAPLLLILRRSPKLKYLTLKLGTEQRGECKAAVCNPSPREQSSSGGYPSIERAVIYCGRDDPGVSALVKVLLPIVIPRGEISIKGH; this is translated from the exons ATGTCAACTGTGGTGTCAAGTTCCAAGAGGTCACGGGGACAAGCAGCAGACAGTGTTGACAGACTCAGCAGCCTCCCAGACCCGCTGCTCCATCTCGTGATGTCCTTCCTGCCAATGCCAGAAGTCGTGCGCACAAGCTTGCTCTCGCCAAGGTGGCGCTATCTATGGGCCTCTGTGCCGTTCATCCACCTAGATTACAAGGACTTTGTGAATGGTGGTGATGATCTAAAGAAGAGAAAATTTGATCAGAACAGGCTGCAGAAGTTTGGGGACCAGTTGCTACTCTTGCGTGATGGCACTCCGCCCCTGGATGAAGCTCGGATCTTCATCAGAAGTGGTCCAATTGCTGAGAAATGTTGTACGTGGATTCGTCATGCCATCAGGCATAAAGCTCGTCTGCTTCATGTTTATGGTCTCTCCATTGGAGAAGAAATATTTTTCGATAATAGATTGATGATTCCTTCTCAGCACCTGAAAAGAATCAGGCTCCAAATGGTCACTTTGGATAGCATATCCTTTAGGATGCTAAATTTTGACTTCCCTGCGCTTGAACATTTAGAGCTGCAAGATTGCAATGTCTGGCCCATGCAGAAGATCTCATCGAGGTCACTCAAGACTATACACATATCCCGCTGCGATTTCGAGGAAGGTCACGAGATTTGTGCTCCGAATCTAAACCATCTGTCTATCCTCGACTCATCATTTGGAGGTATCCTTGTAACTAGGGATCTGCATTCTCTAGTTGCAGTTTCAATATGTCTAGGCAATCAAGATAAAATATTGGATCACCGTGTATTTGATGGCCTATCACAAGTCACAACCTTGAAGTTGCATGCACCATTACCTGAG CCCACACTCGAGAGGAGTTTGCAAACATGCCCGGTGTTCAGCAACCTTTCAAGCCTGGTGCTGGGTGAATGGTGCATGGCTTCCGACTTTGCTCCACTACTTCTCATTCTCCGCCGCTCGCCTAAACTAAAGTATCTGACCCTTAAGCTCGGCACG GAGCAGCGTGGAGAATGCAAGGCTGCTGTCTGTAATCCGTCACCAAGGGAGCAATCATCTTCGGGCGGTTATCCTAGCATCGAGAGGGCCGTGATCTACTGCGGCAGAGATGATCCGGGGGTGAGCGCACTGGTGAAGGTGCTGCTGCCGATCGTCATCCCACGCGGGGAGATCAGCATCAAAGGTCACTAG